Proteins from one Setaria italica strain Yugu1 chromosome V, Setaria_italica_v2.0, whole genome shotgun sequence genomic window:
- the LOC101761118 gene encoding myb-related protein Hv33 yields MGREAAATRPKLRRGLWSPEEDEKLYNHIIRYGVGCWSSVPKLAGLERCGKSCRLRWINYLRPDLKRGSFSQQEEDLIISLHKMLGNRWSQIASQLPGRTDNEIKNFWNSCIKKKLRQRGIDPATHKPLDDDDASAAANNAAEAPRDDCNQLPAATDDHCFAMGGARSDPIAPHSPTVSFDPLSVTNVPAMQGSYGAAHSFRSADNLCDYGGVDVASDAATYSAYTGGGADSSSNSNGTWTCGGNVVGGGEPMPHMDMFGRDAAEAAYHQFDPAKYSPWQQHEAARLHDGVGGAASFPIRSMSRDLPDSCFDLARSALEDEFSVDFL; encoded by the exons ATGGGgcgtgaggcggcggcgacgaggcccaaGCTGCGGAGGGGCCTGtggtcgccggaggaggacgagaagCTCTACAACCACATCATCCGGTACGGCGTCGGCTGCTGGAGCTCAGTCCCAAAGCTCGCAG GCTTAGAGAGATGCGGCAAGAGCTGCAGGCTGAGATGGATCAACTACCTGAGGCCTGACCTCAAGAGGGGCAGCTTCTCCCAGCAGGAGGAGGACCTCATCATCAGCCTCCACAAGATGCTAGGCAACAG GTGGTCCCAAATCGCGTCGCAGCTGCCGGGCCGGAcggacaacgagatcaagaacttcTGGAACTCGTGCATCAAGAAGAAGCTCCGGCAGCGGGGCATCGACCCGGCAACCCACAAgccgctcgacgacgacgacgcctccGCCGCAGCCAACAACGCCGCCGAGGCGCCACGGGACGACTGCAACCAGCTCCCGGCCGCAACCGACGACCACTGCTTCGCCATGGGCGGCGCCCGCAGCGACCCCATCGCGCCGCACTCCCCGACCGTCAGCTTCGACCCGCTGTCCGTGACCAACGTCCCGGCAATGCAGGGCTCCTACGGCGCCGCGCACTCCTTCCGCTCGGCGGACAACCTCTGCGACTACGGCGGCGTGGACGTGGCCTCCGACGCCGCCACATACAGCGCCtacacgggcggcggcgccgacagcTCCAGCAACAGCAACGGCACCTGGACCTGCGGCGGCAatgtcgtcggcggcggcgagccgatGCCGCACATGGACATGTTCGGCCGTGACGCCGCCGAGGCGGCGTACCACCAGTTCGACCCGGCCAAGTACAGCCCCTGGCAGCAGCACGAGGCGGCGAGGCTCCACGAcggggtcggcggcgcggcgagcttcCCGATCCGGTCGATGTCGAGGGACCTGCCGGATTCCTGCTTCGACCTCGCCCGCAGCGCGCTGGAGGACGAGTTCAGCGTCGACTTCCTCTGA
- the LOC101761778 gene encoding putative pentatricopeptide repeat-containing protein At1g64310 isoform X3, whose amino-acid sequence MRGKTPYAAAAIASCNGAVLPLSIPHTKQFHARLILAPPSAAHGPADLRLLLLRSYAARGDLASARRLLDEAPRPASPLLHNALIRAHARRLDLPAALALFSRMRRSATPPDAHTFACVLRACADCLRPGAVKVVHGVASSRGMCLHPIVGSALVSAYAKLGLVDDARRVFDGLREPDLVLWNSMISGYGYRGMWHDGLQMFSAMRRAGEQPDGYSMVGLVSCLWNPEVLVFGQAVHGVCVKGGYDSGHHVRSALVSMYMRCGCMESGQSLFHNFPDADLVTWSSLITGLLQTGKYMESFDLFRQMCFTGRRPDSVLISSVLSACASTTAINHTREVHCYVLRLGADKDVTVSSSLMDAYAKCGFAELGYWVFCQIPNKNSVIYNTVISNLGTHGFATKAIEVLDEMVNDGLRPDSATFSALLAACCHVGNLEEGWKLFRRMRDEFQIVIEMEHYVYMVRLLATFGQLKEAYDLIQTMQIQPDCGVWGALLWGCCVHCDSNLGRIVAEKLFQFNPDKAAYRVMLSNLYTSQEMWWDAEEVREELSKEEMYKNRGISWVGKVKK is encoded by the coding sequence ATGCGCGGGAAAACaccgtacgccgccgccgccatcgcgtcCTGCAATGGTGCCGTCCTCCCTCTATCCATCCCCCACACTAAGCAGTTCCACGCGCGCCTCATTCTCGctcccccctccgccgcccacgGCCCCGCTGAcctccgtctcctcctcctccgctcctaCGCCGCGCGCGGCGACCTCGCCTCGGCCCGGCGCCTGCTGGACGAGGCGCCCCGCCCGGCCTCGCCGCTCCTCCACAACGCGCTCATCCGCgcccacgcccgccgcctcgaccTCCCCGCGGCGCTCGCGCTCTTCTCCCGCATGCGCCGCTCCGCCACCCCGCCCGACGCTCACACCTTCGCCTGCGTCCTCCGCGCCTGCGCCGACTGCTTGCGCCCGGGCGCCGTGAAGGTCGTCCATGGTGTCGCGTCGTCTCGCGGCATGTGCTTGCATCCCATTGTTGGGAGCGCGCTTGTCAGCGCGTACGCGAAGCTTGGCCTCGTGGACGATGCTCGCCGCGTGTTCGATGGATTGCGTGAGCCGGACTTGGTTCTCTGGAACTCCATGATTTCTGGGTATGGGTACCGGGGAATGTGGCATGATGGTCTCCAGATGTTTTCTGCAATGCGGAGAGCTGGGGAGCAGCCGGATGGGTATTCAATGGTTGGCTTAGTGTCATGCTTATGGAACCCTGAAGTGCTTGTATTTGGTCAAGCGGTTCATGGAGTGTGTGTCAAAGGGGGTTATGACTCCGGACACCATGTGAGAAGCGCACTTGTTTCCATGTACATGAGGTGTGGGTGCATGGAATCTGGCCAAAGCCTGTTTCATAACTTTCCAGATGCAGATTTGGTTACCTGGTCATCACTGATTACTGGGTTATTGCAAACTGGCAAGTACATGGAGTCATTTGATTTGTTCAGACAAATGTGCTTTACTGGGAGGAGGCCTGACAGCGTTTTGATTTCTAGTGTTCTCTCAGCATGTGCTTCTACAACTGCTATCAACCATACCAGGGAGGTCCATTGTTATGTGCTTAGGCTTGGAGCTGATAAGGACGTTACAGTCTCATCTTCACTAATGGATGCATATGCAAAATGTGGTTTCGCTGAGCTCGGATATTGGGTGTTCTGCCAAATACCTAATAAGAACTCAGTCATATACAACACGGTCATATCAAACCTTGGAACTCATGGTTTTGCAACTAAGGCCATTGAAGTCCTTGATGAGATGGTCAATGATGGGCTCAGGCCTGATAGTGCTACCTTCTCTGCTTTACTTGCTGCTTGTTGTCATGTGGGAAACTTGGAGGAGGGATGGAAGTTGTTCAGGAGAATGAGGGATGAGTTCCAGATAGTGATTGAAATGGAGCACTATGTGTACATGGTGAGGCTTCTCGCAACATTTGGCCAGCTGAAGGAGGCATATGATCTTATACAGACAATGCAAATACAACCAGATTGTGGTGTGTGGGGTGCATTGCTTTGGGGTTGCTGTGTCCATTGTGATTCCAACCTTGGCAGGATTGTTGCTGAAAAGCTTTTTCAATTCAATCCAGACAAAGCTGCTTACAGGGTCATGCTCTCAAACCTTTATACCTCACAAGAGATGTGGTGGGATGCTGAGGAGGTTAGGGAGGAATTGTCAAAAGAAGAAATGTACAAGAACAGAGGGATAAGTTGGGTTGGCAAAGTAAAGAAATGA
- the LOC101761778 gene encoding lysM domain receptor-like kinase 3 isoform X1, whose protein sequence is MSFSYGPNHVELQGSGFNKEQQLQLYDNWLCQAIDIPGSPSLFLQHHHTSASLIDSRKSIASTAEWQPMHCNAVSINPSCNSFLYVTPEGRNLSETISVFNGNASLIQPIKRLSGSEDLLMGVPCMCEAINNTLTAFFHDTQYKVEEHDTPDTVKINKFSGLAMDVGDGKVLIANDMDTITVHLPCGCSSTASDGVLSYAVQEEDTLSTIASLFRSSSQDILNLNPSVKNPDFIKPGWILFIPMGSSGSSKKKIGSLSIIIAVSISAAILLLCVFTVILRLKRRSSQHNVEAPEIKMERAPSNTSIAALESRFFPSMRITDIDPFQTERPVIFSLKIVGDATANFDEKRKIGEGGYGSVYLGFIGAHEIAIKKMKASKSKEFFAELKVLCKVHHINVVELIGYAAGDDHLYLVYEYVQNGSLNDHLHDPLLKGHQPLSWTARTQIALDSARGIEYIHDHTKDCYVHRDIKTSNILLDNGLRAKVADFGLVKLVQRSDEEECVATRLVGTPGYLPPESVLELHMTTKSDVYAFGVVLAELITGLRALMRDNKEVNKMKSLISIMRKAFKSDDLESSMETIIDPNLKDNYPIEEVCKMANISMWCLSEDPLNRPEMRDIMPTLSQIHLTSIEWEASLGGDAEVFSGVSTGR, encoded by the exons ATGTCATTTTCCTATGGTCCAAATCATGTAGAGCTTCAGGGAAGCGGATTTAACAAGGAACAACAGTTACAGCTGTACGATAACTGGTTGTGCCAGGCAATTGACATCCCAGGAAGTCCAAG CTTGTTTCTGCAACACCACCATACTAGCGCTTCTTTGATTGATTCGCGAAAAAGCATAGCATCAACTGCAGAATGGCAACCCATGCACTGTAATGCTGTGTCCATCAACCCTTCATGCAACTCATTCCTCTATGTCACTCCTGAAGGGCGTAACTTGTCAGAGACAATCTCTGTCTTCAATGGGAATGCATCTCTCATCCAGCCTATCAAGCGACTCTCTGGTTCAGAGGACCTGTTGATGGGTGTGCCATGCATGTGTGAGGCTATCAACAACACACTGACTGCTTTCTTTCATGATACTCAGTACAAAGTGGAGGAGCACGATACACCTGATACTGTCAAGATCAACAAATTCAGTGGTCTTGCAATGGATGTTGGTGATGGCAAGGTACTGATTGCAAATGACATGGACACGATAACTGTTCACCTTCCTTGTGGGTGTTCCTCAACAGCGTCAGATGGAGTCTTGTCCTATGCAGTACAGGAGGAAGATACCCTGAGCACTATTGCAAGCTTGTTCAGATCAAGTTCACAAGATATCTTAAACTTGAATCCAAGTGTAAAAAATCCTGATTTCATTAAACCTGGGTGGATCTTGTTTATCCCGATGGGAAGTTCTGGATCTTCTAAGAAAA AGATTGGTAGTTTGTCAATCATAATAGCAGTATCCATATCAGCTGCAATACTGCTCCTCTGTGTGTTCACTGTCATCCTTCGGCTGAAAAGGAGGTCTTCTCAGCACAATGTTGAAGCACCGGAGATTAAAATGGAGAGAGCTCCTAGCAACACAAGCATTGCTGCTCTGGAGAGCCGTTTCTTTCCTTCTATGAGAATAACAG ATATTGATCCATTCCAAACAGAGAGGCCTGTTATTTTCAGCTTGAAAATAGTTGGAGATGCTACTGCTAATTTCGATGAGAAAAGAAAGATCGGTGAGGGAGGATATGGGAGTGTTTACCTTGGTTTCATAGGAGCGCAT GAAATTGCAATTAAGAAGATGAAAGCAAGCAAATCAAAGGAGTTCTTTGCAGAGCTGAAAGTTCTGTGCAAAGTACATCATATAAATGTG GTTGAGTTGATTGGTTATGCTGCTGGGGATGATCACCTGTACCTTGTGTACGAATATGTCCAGAATGGTTCACTTAATGATCATCTGCACGATCCATTGCTGAAAG GTCACCAACCTCTTTCGTGGACTGCAAGAACACAGATAGCATTGGATTCAGCACGTGGTATTGAGTACATCCATGACCATACAAAGGACTGCTATGTGCATCGTGACATCAAAACTAGCAATATTCTTCTTGATAATGGATTAAGAGCTAAA GTTGCAGATTTCGGGCTAGTGAAGCTTGTTCAACGCAGCGATGAAGAAGAATGTGTGGCGACTCGTTTAGTTGGAACACCAGGCTACCTTCCACCTGA ATCAGTTCTTGAACTTCACATGACTACCAAGTCTGACGTGTACGCATTTGGAGTAGTTCTTGCAGAGCTCATCACTGGACTCCGTGCACTTATGCGGGATAATAAAGAAGTGAATAAGATGAAGTCACTAATCTCAATT ATGAGGAAAGCCTTCAAATCAGATGATTTAGAGAGCTCTATGGAGACAATTATTGATCCCAACTTGAAGGACAACTATCCCATTGAAGAAGTGTGCAAG ATGGCAAACATTTCGATGTGGTGCCTAAGTGAGGATCCACTGAACCGGCCTGAGATGAGGGACATCATGCCAACTCTTTCTCAAATCCATCTGACCTCAATTGAGTGGGAAGCGTCACTTGGTGGTGATGCTGAAGTATTTAGTGGTGTCTCCACCGGTAGATGA
- the LOC101761778 gene encoding lysM domain receptor-like kinase 3 isoform X2, which produces MANLCFLFFLSLFLQHHHTSASLIDSRKSIASTAEWQPMHCNAVSINPSCNSFLYVTPEGRNLSETISVFNGNASLIQPIKRLSGSEDLLMGVPCMCEAINNTLTAFFHDTQYKVEEHDTPDTVKINKFSGLAMDVGDGKVLIANDMDTITVHLPCGCSSTASDGVLSYAVQEEDTLSTIASLFRSSSQDILNLNPSVKNPDFIKPGWILFIPMGSSGSSKKKIGSLSIIIAVSISAAILLLCVFTVILRLKRRSSQHNVEAPEIKMERAPSNTSIAALESRFFPSMRITDIDPFQTERPVIFSLKIVGDATANFDEKRKIGEGGYGSVYLGFIGAHEIAIKKMKASKSKEFFAELKVLCKVHHINVVELIGYAAGDDHLYLVYEYVQNGSLNDHLHDPLLKGHQPLSWTARTQIALDSARGIEYIHDHTKDCYVHRDIKTSNILLDNGLRAKVADFGLVKLVQRSDEEECVATRLVGTPGYLPPESVLELHMTTKSDVYAFGVVLAELITGLRALMRDNKEVNKMKSLISIMRKAFKSDDLESSMETIIDPNLKDNYPIEEVCKMANISMWCLSEDPLNRPEMRDIMPTLSQIHLTSIEWEASLGGDAEVFSGVSTGR; this is translated from the exons ATGGCCAACCTTTGTTTCCTGTTCTTCCTCAGCTTGTTTCTGCAACACCACCATACTAGCGCTTCTTTGATTGATTCGCGAAAAAGCATAGCATCAACTGCAGAATGGCAACCCATGCACTGTAATGCTGTGTCCATCAACCCTTCATGCAACTCATTCCTCTATGTCACTCCTGAAGGGCGTAACTTGTCAGAGACAATCTCTGTCTTCAATGGGAATGCATCTCTCATCCAGCCTATCAAGCGACTCTCTGGTTCAGAGGACCTGTTGATGGGTGTGCCATGCATGTGTGAGGCTATCAACAACACACTGACTGCTTTCTTTCATGATACTCAGTACAAAGTGGAGGAGCACGATACACCTGATACTGTCAAGATCAACAAATTCAGTGGTCTTGCAATGGATGTTGGTGATGGCAAGGTACTGATTGCAAATGACATGGACACGATAACTGTTCACCTTCCTTGTGGGTGTTCCTCAACAGCGTCAGATGGAGTCTTGTCCTATGCAGTACAGGAGGAAGATACCCTGAGCACTATTGCAAGCTTGTTCAGATCAAGTTCACAAGATATCTTAAACTTGAATCCAAGTGTAAAAAATCCTGATTTCATTAAACCTGGGTGGATCTTGTTTATCCCGATGGGAAGTTCTGGATCTTCTAAGAAAA AGATTGGTAGTTTGTCAATCATAATAGCAGTATCCATATCAGCTGCAATACTGCTCCTCTGTGTGTTCACTGTCATCCTTCGGCTGAAAAGGAGGTCTTCTCAGCACAATGTTGAAGCACCGGAGATTAAAATGGAGAGAGCTCCTAGCAACACAAGCATTGCTGCTCTGGAGAGCCGTTTCTTTCCTTCTATGAGAATAACAG ATATTGATCCATTCCAAACAGAGAGGCCTGTTATTTTCAGCTTGAAAATAGTTGGAGATGCTACTGCTAATTTCGATGAGAAAAGAAAGATCGGTGAGGGAGGATATGGGAGTGTTTACCTTGGTTTCATAGGAGCGCAT GAAATTGCAATTAAGAAGATGAAAGCAAGCAAATCAAAGGAGTTCTTTGCAGAGCTGAAAGTTCTGTGCAAAGTACATCATATAAATGTG GTTGAGTTGATTGGTTATGCTGCTGGGGATGATCACCTGTACCTTGTGTACGAATATGTCCAGAATGGTTCACTTAATGATCATCTGCACGATCCATTGCTGAAAG GTCACCAACCTCTTTCGTGGACTGCAAGAACACAGATAGCATTGGATTCAGCACGTGGTATTGAGTACATCCATGACCATACAAAGGACTGCTATGTGCATCGTGACATCAAAACTAGCAATATTCTTCTTGATAATGGATTAAGAGCTAAA GTTGCAGATTTCGGGCTAGTGAAGCTTGTTCAACGCAGCGATGAAGAAGAATGTGTGGCGACTCGTTTAGTTGGAACACCAGGCTACCTTCCACCTGA ATCAGTTCTTGAACTTCACATGACTACCAAGTCTGACGTGTACGCATTTGGAGTAGTTCTTGCAGAGCTCATCACTGGACTCCGTGCACTTATGCGGGATAATAAAGAAGTGAATAAGATGAAGTCACTAATCTCAATT ATGAGGAAAGCCTTCAAATCAGATGATTTAGAGAGCTCTATGGAGACAATTATTGATCCCAACTTGAAGGACAACTATCCCATTGAAGAAGTGTGCAAG ATGGCAAACATTTCGATGTGGTGCCTAAGTGAGGATCCACTGAACCGGCCTGAGATGAGGGACATCATGCCAACTCTTTCTCAAATCCATCTGACCTCAATTGAGTGGGAAGCGTCACTTGGTGGTGATGCTGAAGTATTTAGTGGTGTCTCCACCGGTAGATGA